From a single Candidatus Izimaplasma bacterium HR1 genomic region:
- a CDS encoding DegV domain-containing protein, producing the protein MSKKAVIATSTGCLDYLDLNEENLRILRMKIIMGDDTYNDFIDITADAFYKRLLEDDKLVPQSSMPSPGELLELIDELEEKGYDEVFVTTIGSGMSSTYDVCLGVQSTYDGKVKIHVIDSRNAAISEGWIALEILRLIKEDKSTEEIIEYIEFIRTNRKQYFMVDNLRLFVANGRLTGAAGFIGSMLKIKPILEVDDTGHIVPFKKIRTQKKALKEMVDLVISDLANIDDFVVTYDTSDNLEGLQYIKDEMEKAYPGYKYYEAPITPVIGCHTGVGTVGIAYFDLTKK; encoded by the coding sequence ATGAGTAAAAAAGCTGTAATTGCAACTTCAACAGGATGTTTAGACTACTTAGACTTAAATGAAGAGAATTTAAGAATATTAAGAATGAAAATTATCATGGGGGACGACACATACAATGACTTTATAGATATAACTGCAGATGCATTCTATAAAAGATTACTTGAGGATGACAAATTAGTCCCACAATCTTCAATGCCTTCACCAGGTGAATTATTAGAACTAATTGATGAACTAGAAGAAAAAGGTTATGATGAAGTATTCGTAACTACCATAGGTTCAGGTATGAGTTCGACTTATGATGTTTGCCTTGGAGTACAATCTACTTACGACGGAAAAGTTAAAATTCACGTAATTGATTCAAGAAACGCTGCTATCAGTGAAGGTTGGATTGCTTTAGAAATCTTAAGACTAATTAAAGAAGATAAATCAACAGAAGAAATTATTGAGTACATTGAATTTATAAGAACTAATCGTAAGCAATATTTTATGGTTGATAATTTAAGACTTTTCGTTGCTAATGGACGCCTTACTGGCGCTGCTGGTTTTATCGGAAGTATGTTGAAAATTAAGCCGATTCTAGAAGTTGATGATACAGGACATATTGTCCCGTTTAAAAAAATAAGAACTCAAAAGAAAGCTCTTAAAGAAATGGTTGATTTAGTTATTTCCGATCTAGCAAATATAGATGATTTCGTTGTAACATACGATACATCAGACAATTTAGAAGGACTACAATATATTAAAGACGAAATGGAAAAAGCTTACCCAGGTTATAAATACTATGAAGCACCAATTACTCCTGTAATTGGCTGTCATACTGGTGTAGGTACAGTAGGGATTGCCTATTTCGATCTAACAAAAAAATAA
- the rnfG_1 gene encoding Electron transport complex subunit RnfG — MFKGLKIVFMLSLVVILSSVAVYFVEDLTTPIIDERQRLEIQAAVEEVFPAITGTTWDVIDSEFDFSGSPITGAKEIKNGDILVGIVYTVVFRGFSSDITYVVGLDNQGTITGYKTISQNDTAGYGAQIADSANWTQFPGLLLEAVGNGGFDGLTGASVTTSAWKQSFADVQAFHASAGVFPELSQADKDKIFTNGVLGDSFVVEEMVVTGFKSLEDFEIDRAYTATDGTTEYAVYFEVYESYKPDAEVFLVVDLADNTVFNFQATKNSDTADWGGVILDSARWAQLEGENQDFLFEGAFDDLGGATTSYSTWQDAMQRISIFHQGEYMGIIRYTTLELLDIYQEQLSVEFTDNTVIEDVKEQKVANLNISNIYDVKDDLGNILGTVYYVNTLGAYNNGPTFIQFLVGVDPDGNYTGLRVLETTDLVLLDSELLITDPTVFDGTDYFADEIVGLTVTEDITLDVIVGYETQIASIEATLNQVGTYHDEKYPLRDDVVIADANLLPAFPDAVSFTTIYSDYTYKNGIVNVYEAYDAEAALLGYVYAGKYVGNNSDILYTIGVDLTGTTVKINVYSGDETWINAGFGFYDGSEGDDFRTSDWLLNFEGLDDGTFVANYTPATDPTFGTSTDIDAVSGVSTTTGGDDTHFGLIDSVYQILKFHTDNSVGGAS, encoded by the coding sequence ATGTTTAAAGGATTGAAAATCGTATTTATGCTTTCATTAGTAGTAATCTTAAGTAGTGTTGCTGTTTACTTTGTAGAAGACCTAACTACCCCGATTATAGATGAAAGACAAAGATTAGAAATACAAGCTGCAGTCGAAGAAGTATTCCCTGCTATTACAGGTACTACCTGGGATGTAATAGATTCAGAATTTGATTTCTCTGGTTCACCAATCACTGGTGCGAAAGAGATTAAGAATGGAGACATCTTAGTTGGTATAGTCTATACTGTAGTATTTAGAGGATTTAGTTCTGATATTACATATGTTGTTGGTTTAGACAACCAAGGAACAATCACAGGATACAAAACAATATCACAAAATGATACAGCAGGTTATGGTGCACAAATTGCAGATTCTGCAAACTGGACACAATTCCCTGGATTACTATTAGAAGCTGTTGGTAATGGTGGATTTGATGGTTTAACCGGTGCTTCAGTAACAACAAGTGCTTGGAAACAATCATTTGCTGATGTTCAAGCTTTTCATGCTTCAGCTGGAGTATTCCCAGAATTATCACAAGCAGATAAAGACAAAATATTTACAAATGGTGTACTTGGAGATTCATTCGTAGTCGAAGAGATGGTAGTTACAGGATTCAAATCTTTAGAAGATTTTGAAATCGACAGAGCTTATACAGCAACTGACGGTACTACTGAATACGCTGTTTACTTTGAAGTATATGAATCATATAAACCAGACGCAGAAGTATTCTTAGTTGTTGATTTAGCTGATAATACAGTATTCAACTTCCAAGCAACTAAAAATAGCGATACCGCTGATTGGGGTGGAGTAATTTTAGATTCTGCAAGATGGGCACAATTAGAAGGTGAAAATCAAGACTTCTTATTCGAAGGTGCATTTGATGATTTAGGTGGAGCTACAACTTCATATAGTACTTGGCAAGATGCAATGCAACGAATCTCAATTTTCCATCAAGGAGAATACATGGGAATCATTCGTTATACAACATTAGAATTACTAGATATCTACCAAGAACAATTATCAGTAGAGTTTACAGATAATACAGTAATTGAAGATGTAAAAGAACAAAAAGTAGCAAACTTAAATATCTCAAACATTTATGATGTTAAAGATGACTTAGGAAATATCTTAGGAACTGTTTACTACGTTAATACTTTAGGAGCCTACAATAACGGTCCAACATTTATTCAATTCTTAGTCGGAGTTGATCCTGATGGTAACTATACAGGTTTAAGAGTTCTAGAAACTACAGATTTAGTGTTGTTAGATTCTGAATTGTTAATTACTGATCCAACAGTATTTGATGGAACTGATTATTTCGCAGATGAAATCGTAGGTTTAACAGTAACTGAAGATATAACTTTAGATGTAATAGTAGGATATGAAACACAAATCGCTAGTATCGAAGCTACTTTAAATCAAGTAGGAACATACCACGATGAGAAATATCCTTTACGTGATGACGTTGTAATAGCTGATGCTAATTTACTTCCAGCATTCCCTGATGCAGTTTCATTCACAACTATCTACAGTGATTATACTTATAAAAACGGAATTGTTAATGTATATGAAGCATATGATGCAGAAGCAGCATTACTTGGATATGTATATGCCGGAAAATATGTTGGAAACAATTCAGACATACTATATACAATTGGTGTTGATTTAACAGGAACAACTGTAAAAATTAATGTTTACTCAGGAGACGAAACTTGGATTAATGCTGGATTTGGTTTCTATGATGGTAGCGAAGGTGATGACTTTAGAACAAGTGATTGGCTTCTAAACTTTGAAGGCTTAGATGATGGAACATTTGTTGCTAATTACACACCAGCTACAGATCCGACATTTGGTACTTCAACAGACATTGATGCAGTTTCAGGTGTATCAACAACAACAGGTGGAGACGATACTCACTTCGGTTTAATCGATAGTGTATATCAAATTCTTAAATTCCACACAGACAATTCAGTAGGAGGTGCTTCTTAA
- a CDS encoding Heptaprenyl diphosphate synthase component I — MRTKRLTLLAIMLSVSIVLSIVESFIPVFIPGVKIGLANVVTLIIMYLYGEKDAFLVLILRILLVGILRGTIFSVTFYLSLSGGLSAYLLMFTFKQFRVFSMIGVSIMGAFGHSVGQIAMAIFLIERTELIYYLPYILVLSVATGVLTGMIANRSLAIVKKAI; from the coding sequence ATGCGAACAAAAAGACTTACATTACTAGCAATTATGTTATCTGTCAGTATTGTATTATCAATAGTAGAGTCTTTTATACCTGTCTTCATTCCTGGTGTAAAAATAGGGCTTGCAAATGTTGTAACACTAATTATTATGTACTTATATGGAGAGAAAGACGCATTTTTAGTATTAATCTTAAGAATCCTTCTAGTTGGAATACTTAGAGGTACAATCTTTAGCGTAACTTTCTACCTTTCATTATCTGGTGGACTCAGTGCATATCTTCTCATGTTTACTTTTAAGCAATTTCGAGTATTCAGCATGATTGGAGTAAGTATTATGGGTGCATTCGGGCATAGTGTCGGACAAATAGCAATGGCAATATTCCTTATTGAAAGAACAGAATTAATTTACTACTTACCATATATTTTAGTTCTTAGTGTAGCCACAGGAGTTCTAACTGGTATGATTGCAAATAGATCACTAGCAATCGTAAAAAAAGCAATTTAA
- the rnfC_1 gene encoding Electron transport complex protein RnfC: MITENKQFLDPRKVYIPLTDRTSKIANVLVEQSEEVKVGQVIADKYNGKFKTPVISTVSGTVEGFIELEDRFGKKIDHVIIENDYNYSTVKYKDLTLDASPSEIKNRLEEMSVNQISVDGLYTDVDFNKPVNYIVINATYTNEPFISTDYEYIKKSAEEIALGIKLLGRAAHTENLYLIVDKFMDEETLYNLGKATVDKGIEIITINSKKMQGDDYKLIRKLIKKPLTNNLLDDGVIYTTVCAAKATYDAVVNSLPFTKRQIAVTGDAFKANALYEVRLGTLFTDIVEDLQNYQITDSLNLHIGSFLTGYQLETDEFSITSSVDSVNVGVIREDEEEVCIKCGDCNDVCPAGILPQNIMDAELRNVNARIVDLNTSECIECGLCTYVCPSKINVLEWVRRAKRRVG, translated from the coding sequence ATGATAACGGAAAATAAACAATTTCTAGATCCTAGAAAAGTATATATCCCATTAACTGATAGAACTTCTAAAATTGCCAACGTTCTAGTTGAGCAATCTGAAGAAGTTAAAGTCGGACAAGTAATTGCCGATAAGTATAATGGAAAATTCAAAACACCAGTTATTTCAACAGTAAGTGGAACTGTTGAAGGATTTATAGAATTAGAAGATCGTTTCGGTAAAAAAATTGATCATGTCATTATTGAAAATGACTACAACTATTCAACTGTAAAATATAAAGATTTAACTTTAGATGCTAGTCCATCTGAAATTAAAAACCGTTTAGAAGAAATGAGTGTTAATCAAATCAGTGTTGATGGTTTATACACTGATGTTGATTTCAACAAACCAGTTAACTACATCGTAATAAACGCTACATATACAAATGAACCATTTATCTCAACTGATTATGAGTACATCAAGAAAAGCGCAGAAGAAATCGCTCTTGGTATTAAATTATTAGGACGAGCTGCTCATACCGAAAACTTGTACTTAATCGTTGATAAATTTATGGATGAAGAAACATTATATAATTTAGGAAAAGCAACAGTCGATAAAGGAATTGAGATTATTACAATCAATTCTAAAAAAATGCAAGGCGATGATTATAAACTAATCAGAAAACTTATTAAGAAACCTCTTACTAATAACTTATTAGATGACGGTGTTATATATACTACAGTTTGTGCTGCTAAAGCAACATACGACGCAGTAGTAAATAGCTTGCCTTTCACTAAACGCCAAATTGCTGTAACCGGAGATGCATTTAAAGCAAATGCATTATATGAAGTTAGATTAGGAACGTTATTCACTGATATCGTAGAAGATTTACAAAACTACCAAATCACAGATAGCTTAAACTTACACATTGGTTCATTCTTAACGGGATACCAATTAGAGACAGATGAATTTAGTATTACATCAAGCGTTGACAGTGTTAACGTTGGTGTTATTAGAGAAGATGAAGAAGAAGTGTGTATCAAATGTGGTGACTGTAACGACGTATGTCCAGCAGGAATCTTACCACAAAACATCATGGATGCTGAGTTAAGAAATGTTAATGCACGTATCGTTGATTTAAATACAAGTGAATGTATTGAGTGTGGACTTTGTACTTACGTATGTCCTTCAAAAATAAACGTACTAGAATGGGTACGACGTGCTAAACGTCGTGTCGGATAG
- a CDS encoding lineage-specific thermal regulator protein, which translates to MVNSDVIRGHLESVILKLIIEQDRYGYEIASCIKKRTDNKFIIKEATLYSIVSRLEKKELIESYVGEKTHGKKRRYYKITSLGRAYYYEKKQEWLELKEILNTLLEA; encoded by the coding sequence ATGGTGAATTCTGATGTTATTAGAGGACATTTAGAAAGTGTTATTTTAAAACTTATCATTGAACAAGATAGATATGGTTACGAAATAGCAAGCTGTATTAAAAAAAGAACTGATAACAAATTTATCATAAAAGAAGCGACACTCTACAGTATTGTAAGTCGTCTAGAGAAAAAAGAATTAATTGAGTCTTACGTTGGGGAAAAAACACATGGGAAAAAACGCAGGTATTATAAGATTACCTCACTAGGAAGGGCATATTACTATGAGAAAAAACAGGAATGGCTCGAACTAAAAGAAATCTTAAATACACTATTGGAGGCTTAA
- the hndD_1 gene encoding NADP-reducing hydrogenase subunit HndD, whose amino-acid sequence MAKVTINGEIVKVKSGTTILKAAESIGIEIPRLCFLEEINEIGFCRICVVEVEGEQDLVSSCNTEIKNGMVIATDSEKVINSRRATLQLLASRHRFDCWRCPKDGQCEFYDLLKEFDVTFEEFGPGIGRNPEQIYGSGISQDQSKCVLCKRCVAVCTNVVTAKVLKFRDEDGINPIVSPTPGLAFDEAGCTFCGQCVKACPTGTLFETDHTKEVEALLRDKDTKVIAQINTLANSALAEEFGYDLDTDVDETFGKTISALELVGFNQVTTLDFGTDMQSYATAKEVITRLENSKNFPVITSTCPATNRYLELYKPELLDNLSTVKSPHTLQAALLKEKLVKDNVKVVTIDTCTSKKNEITRDELNNEVDYVLTVRELAKLLKRKNINYKKLENKEYKNELTGEKTPLVKHGALISTLNAVSELLDSKPLEGINFKVVRGEKFNEAVGMIKEAQVVIAGNKLNVAICHGGAAFKEMFAKIASKKQYHLVEMMTCPGGCINGGGMPFNSLPIEEVIKLRAKALHQNDELELSNPTHNKLVTETYSEELKDLIHTTYSQKEFTKE is encoded by the coding sequence ATGGCTAAAGTTACTATCAATGGTGAAATTGTCAAAGTCAAAAGTGGTACAACCATCCTTAAAGCTGCTGAAAGCATCGGTATAGAAATTCCAAGATTATGTTTTTTAGAAGAAATAAATGAAATTGGATTTTGCCGTATTTGTGTTGTTGAAGTAGAAGGTGAACAAGACTTAGTATCTTCTTGTAACACAGAAATTAAAAACGGAATGGTTATTGCTACAGACTCTGAAAAAGTCATCAATTCAAGAAGAGCTACATTACAGCTTTTAGCATCTCGACATCGCTTCGATTGTTGGAGATGTCCAAAAGATGGACAATGTGAGTTCTACGACTTATTAAAAGAGTTCGATGTTACATTTGAAGAATTTGGACCAGGAATAGGAAGAAATCCTGAACAGATATATGGAAGTGGAATATCACAAGATCAATCAAAATGTGTTTTATGTAAACGATGTGTTGCTGTTTGTACAAACGTAGTTACAGCAAAAGTATTAAAATTTAGAGACGAAGATGGAATTAATCCTATCGTAAGTCCAACTCCAGGATTAGCATTTGATGAAGCAGGTTGTACTTTCTGTGGCCAATGTGTTAAAGCATGCCCAACAGGTACGTTATTTGAAACTGATCATACAAAAGAAGTTGAAGCATTACTACGCGATAAAGACACTAAAGTTATTGCTCAAATCAATACTCTAGCTAATAGCGCATTAGCAGAAGAATTTGGTTATGACTTAGATACTGATGTTGATGAAACGTTCGGTAAAACAATTAGTGCTTTAGAACTAGTAGGATTCAATCAGGTAACAACTTTAGACTTTGGAACAGATATGCAAAGTTATGCAACAGCAAAAGAAGTTATTACTAGATTAGAAAACAGTAAAAACTTCCCAGTAATCACTTCAACTTGTCCTGCAACTAATCGTTACCTAGAGTTATACAAACCAGAACTATTAGATAATTTATCAACAGTTAAATCACCACATACATTACAAGCTGCTTTACTAAAAGAAAAATTAGTAAAAGACAATGTAAAAGTTGTGACAATCGATACTTGTACTTCTAAGAAAAACGAAATTACAAGAGATGAACTTAATAACGAAGTTGATTATGTTCTAACTGTTCGTGAATTAGCTAAACTATTAAAACGCAAAAACATTAATTACAAAAAACTAGAAAACAAAGAATATAAAAACGAATTAACTGGTGAAAAAACTCCACTTGTAAAACATGGAGCATTAATTTCTACCCTAAACGCAGTATCAGAATTATTAGACTCTAAACCACTTGAAGGAATTAACTTCAAAGTAGTAAGAGGCGAAAAATTCAATGAAGCAGTTGGAATGATCAAAGAAGCTCAAGTAGTTATCGCAGGAAACAAATTAAATGTTGCTATCTGTCATGGTGGTGCAGCATTCAAAGAAATGTTTGCTAAAATAGCTTCTAAGAAACAATATCACTTAGTTGAAATGATGACTTGTCCAGGTGGATGTATCAATGGTGGCGGAATGCCATTCAATTCATTACCAATTGAAGAAGTAATCAAACTAAGAGCTAAAGCATTACACCAAAACGACGAACTAGAACTATCAAATCCTACTCACAATAAGTTAGTTACTGAAACTTATAGTGAAGAACTAAAAGACTTAATCCACACTACCTACTCACAAAAAGAGTTCACGAAAGAATAG
- the rnfD_1 gene encoding Electron transport complex protein RnfD, with the protein MEFTTKKPPIKTNQERSYKKLLTLHISLIIVSLGAIFTRAFIPLLEEGAQWAPDELFKSFLMLAVGVGVSVLLELLYALTEGKAQEFTKYKRLVDPINTGLLIALLLPTVTPIYVLVLAVVVGVYAGKIVFGGYGYYIFNPVLVGVLFANISFASQMIVEGTPLLMLKDALAGGASNFNLANLLVGNYEAVAIGSTAAVLLIILFIYLLINKVVDLRSSGVFVLSVILISLGIGFVNFDLNGMLVYTLVNLLTGLTLFGAVFLISETISSPTSRETKIIYAVVIAILTMAVRVLGTNPEGIVFAVLFGNMITPFLNRTVKRSNKSTFIKTVVISLFVVILTGLVLGFILQGRFIELFNATALMGGLF; encoded by the coding sequence ATGGAATTTACTACGAAAAAACCTCCTATTAAAACAAATCAAGAACGTTCATACAAAAAACTCTTAACACTTCACATCTCACTTATCATCGTTTCTCTAGGAGCAATCTTTACCAGAGCATTTATACCTCTACTTGAGGAAGGTGCACAATGGGCGCCAGATGAATTATTCAAATCTTTCCTAATGTTAGCTGTCGGAGTTGGAGTAAGTGTCTTACTTGAACTGCTTTATGCATTAACAGAAGGTAAAGCCCAAGAATTTACAAAATATAAAAGACTTGTTGATCCAATCAACACAGGATTATTAATCGCATTATTATTACCTACAGTTACACCTATTTACGTATTAGTATTAGCAGTTGTAGTTGGTGTTTACGCTGGTAAAATCGTCTTTGGTGGATATGGATATTACATCTTTAATCCAGTATTAGTCGGTGTCTTATTTGCGAATATCTCATTTGCTAGCCAAATGATCGTTGAAGGAACTCCGTTATTAATGTTGAAAGATGCATTAGCTGGTGGAGCTTCAAACTTCAATTTAGCTAATTTATTAGTTGGTAACTACGAAGCAGTAGCTATCGGTAGTACAGCTGCCGTTCTACTAATCATTTTATTCATCTACTTATTAATCAACAAAGTTGTTGATTTAAGAAGTAGTGGAGTATTCGTATTATCAGTTATCTTAATTAGTTTAGGAATTGGTTTTGTTAACTTTGATTTAAACGGTATGTTAGTTTATACATTAGTTAACTTGTTAACAGGATTAACCCTCTTCGGGGCTGTCTTCTTAATAAGTGAAACAATATCTAGTCCAACTTCTAGGGAAACTAAAATCATTTATGCAGTAGTAATTGCGATTCTTACAATGGCTGTTCGTGTACTTGGTACAAACCCAGAAGGTATTGTATTTGCCGTATTATTCGGTAATATGATTACACCATTCCTAAATAGAACAGTTAAACGTTCTAACAAATCAACATTTATTAAAACAGTGGTTATTTCACTCTTTGTTGTAATTTTAACTGGACTTGTTTTAGGATTTATCCTTCAAGGTCGATTTATTGAACTATTTAATGCGACAGCATTGATGGGAGGGTTATTCTAA
- the apbE gene encoding Thiamine biosynthesis lipoprotein ApbE precursor, which produces MKKIITLILTLLITLVLSACNNGDITFTLQGETQVNYTLNEEYEESGFVALEGNTDLSEYVTITHTIDTEVAADYLVTYSLDYNGQTKILQRKIMYREDGCLVINDTGTTQCTVNYSQYLHTYIKLSIFYEGDEYNNQSKTIFENVENIISDYHNLSDKYELYDGFINVKTINDNPTQTHTIDERLFDMIQFTLDHQDEVNNLFNLALGPVLQVWHDYRELADPFSNAALEIPAMSLLNEMNQYTDSSKIVLDDENYTITMEENMSIDLGGMSKGYISNILVGYLDSLNLSAYLLNNGNSNISIGGTHPIRDHGKFILAATDPSGQKYPGYATILLGDGDQLVTSGDYQQYFTVDGELYHHIINPNTLMPERYSRSVSIVVNGDAGLADLYSTAIFTMSIEDGIEFVNNTNDLEAIWYGLDGTIHYSANFEELYLGDIIE; this is translated from the coding sequence ATGAAAAAAATAATAACATTAATTTTAACATTACTTATTACTTTAGTACTCAGTGCTTGTAATAATGGTGATATAACTTTTACTCTTCAAGGCGAAACTCAAGTTAACTACACATTGAATGAAGAGTATGAAGAATCAGGATTCGTCGCTTTAGAAGGTAATACAGATTTAAGTGAATATGTAACTATAACACACACAATAGATACTGAAGTTGCAGCTGATTATTTAGTAACCTATTCTCTTGACTATAATGGCCAAACAAAAATCTTACAAAGAAAGATTATGTACCGTGAAGATGGTTGTTTAGTTATTAATGATACTGGTACAACACAGTGTACTGTTAATTACTCTCAGTATTTACATACATATATCAAACTAAGCATTTTTTACGAAGGTGATGAATACAATAATCAATCAAAAACTATTTTCGAAAATGTCGAAAACATCATAAGTGATTATCATAACCTAAGTGATAAATATGAATTATATGATGGGTTTATTAACGTAAAAACTATTAATGATAACCCAACCCAAACTCATACTATCGATGAAAGACTATTTGATATGATCCAGTTTACACTTGATCATCAAGATGAAGTGAATAACCTATTTAACTTAGCACTCGGACCCGTCTTACAAGTATGGCATGATTATCGTGAATTAGCTGATCCATTCTCAAATGCAGCTTTGGAAATTCCAGCTATGTCATTATTAAATGAAATGAATCAATATACTGATTCAAGTAAAATAGTTTTAGATGATGAGAATTATACAATTACAATGGAAGAGAATATGAGTATTGATTTAGGTGGAATGTCAAAAGGATATATTTCGAATATTTTAGTAGGGTATTTAGATTCATTAAATCTAAGTGCATATTTACTTAATAACGGAAACTCTAATATCTCAATTGGTGGAACTCATCCAATCAGAGATCATGGTAAATTCATCTTAGCAGCAACAGACCCTTCCGGACAAAAGTACCCTGGTTACGCAACAATATTACTAGGTGATGGAGATCAACTTGTTACTAGTGGTGATTACCAACAATACTTTACAGTTGATGGTGAACTTTACCATCACATCATTAATCCTAATACGTTAATGCCTGAAAGATATAGCAGATCTGTTAGTATAGTTGTTAATGGTGATGCTGGACTAGCCGATTTATACAGTACAGCAATCTTTACCATGAGTATTGAAGATGGTATTGAATTTGTAAATAACACTAACGACCTAGAAGCTATTTGGTATGGTCTTGATGGTACTATTCATTATAGTGCCAACTTTGAAGAGTTATACTTAGGTGACATAATAGAGTAA
- the rnfE_1 gene encoding Electron transport complex protein RnfE, producing MARKPKSLKEVFTAGFFKQNPTFVQFLGMCPTLAVTGSVENALGMGAGVIFVLVLSNLIISLIRDFVPNEVRIPIYIVVIASLVTVLEMLMNAFVPDLAASLGTFLSLIVVNCLILGRAEAFASKNGPVKSMADGLGMALGFTGGIVLIAFFRELLGSGSITIWGDLALQLIPETYQISILVAPAGAFLVFGILVAQVNKIRFNKEDKQQQEVA from the coding sequence ATGGCTAGAAAACCAAAATCATTAAAAGAAGTGTTCACAGCTGGATTCTTCAAGCAAAATCCAACATTTGTCCAATTCCTTGGAATGTGTCCAACACTTGCTGTAACAGGTAGTGTTGAGAATGCACTTGGAATGGGTGCGGGTGTTATATTCGTATTAGTATTATCAAACTTAATAATTTCATTAATTAGAGACTTTGTACCAAATGAAGTACGTATTCCGATTTATATCGTAGTAATCGCTTCATTAGTTACAGTATTAGAAATGTTAATGAATGCATTTGTACCAGATTTAGCAGCATCACTAGGAACATTCTTAAGTTTAATCGTAGTTAACTGTTTAATTTTAGGACGTGCAGAAGCATTTGCTTCTAAAAATGGTCCAGTTAAATCAATGGCTGATGGACTTGGAATGGCTTTAGGATTTACAGGAGGTATCGTATTAATTGCGTTCTTCCGTGAATTACTAGGTTCAGGTTCTATTACAATTTGGGGAGACTTAGCATTACAATTAATCCCTGAAACGTATCAAATTTCAATTTTAGTAGCTCCAGCTGGTGCATTCTTGGTATTCGGAATCTTAGTAGCACAAGTTAATAAGA
- a CDS encoding NADH-ubiquinone oxidoreductase-F iron-sulfur binding region, translating into MTSKSQEVNVLFEKWILDADTKLDREELFSNVKSYLESTHPEICGKCIPCRDGVVKLESLFEQYIQGEATLKTLKEIERIVYNLRASRCSVGLDIGKNMEVVLENSYNILYNPVKKY; encoded by the coding sequence ATGACAAGTAAGTCTCAAGAAGTAAATGTTTTGTTCGAAAAATGGATTCTCGATGCTGATACAAAACTAGATAGAGAAGAACTATTTAGTAATGTTAAATCATACTTAGAATCAACGCATCCGGAAATATGTGGGAAATGTATACCATGTCGCGATGGTGTCGTTAAGTTAGAATCATTATTTGAACAATATATTCAAGGTGAGGCGACCTTGAAAACTTTAAAAGAAATAGAGCGAATCGTATATAATTTACGAGCAAGCCGATGCAGTGTAGGGTTGGACATTGGTAAAAACATGGAAGTTGTTCTAGAAAACAGCTACAACATTTTATACAACCCGGTTAAGAAATATTAA